The DNA region ACTAGTGGCCATAATTAAGAAGCCTAAAATTtgcaaaaaataaaataatacatGATGAAATAAAATAATTGACTGAAATGGAAATTACATTAATTAAAGATAGTAGTAACACATGTTCACGTCGATATATCGACTGTAAAGTAAACACAACTGAAAATTAACAAAGGGAAATAACTGATGACAATTAAAGTACTGAACTAGAAAACAGGGAAACTCTAGTGCATTCAATCGACACTAGCCATCATTTCGGTCCAAAAGAGCGTTTTAAGGAATGAACTTGCTGTAAAATATGATTGAACTGCTCATTAATGACATCCATAAATCCGAGGAGATCCACTCGAAGAGAATTGACTTCTCCTATAATGAAATCAACTTCAGATTGCATAACATGTATAACAGTGCCGAAATTAACAAGAGGAACGATATGATGTACATCAGAGGCGTGCGAATTAGCATCAGGGAAAATGGCTTCTGGGTTCTCATAATCTTGAGGGCCGTCAAGAGGTGTCGGAGATTCATCTTGGCCCTCTAAGTTGTAAAACCAATCATCACGGTTGTGGACATTAGTTTTCTCATGGTTTGAAAGTGTAAAATTCTGGACTACTTCGCTATCAATCAATAACTCAAACTTCACCGGTCCTAAATTGGCAATGATCCCTTGGTTGAAATAGAAGTTTAGGTGCATGGGACGAATACCACCAAAAGAATATAAGCGGTTAAGCGGGTATCTCAGGCCTAGAGCATCAACAATCATGGTTACTAACCCACCAATAATAATAGTAGCGTGGGTTTCTCGGGAAATCCTGTCGAGGTTTGCTAACATAAAGGCATCAGTATTCACTAGTATCCCTTGGGAGGCACAGTACAGGATAAAAAGTTCATCCCTAGAAACAGCAGTGATGTTCTCTTCCTTACCGAATAGGGTATGGGCCAAGATTTTATGAAAGTAGTGAATGGCAGGGTTGTGTATGTTTGCAGAAAACATGGTGTGAAGTTCAAGATGATAATTTCCGGTTATGGTTCCCCAGAAAAGGTTAAGGTCCAGGTCTGTAAAGGCATCATCAGGGGAAATGGTGTATGCATCagggccactaggaaatcctagTAACTCAACTATCTCACGGTGGGTGAAACGATACTTGGTTCAGAAGATCCTAAATGTAGCCAGGCCTCTACCAAATCATATTCCCCTGTTAGGGTCATAATAAAGGGAACTCAGGAATTCAAGGGTGAGCCTATGGTATTGGCTATACCTCTTCCTCACAGCAAAACTATCCCAACCTACTTGGTTGAGAAGATACATAACAATGTCTCTTAATCCCAAGGTAGTCAGGGTCAATCCACCAGGATAAATAGAAAGTGCCATTTTCCTCTGTGCTAACATGTCAAAATGGCGCCTCTGATTTTCGCTCCTAAATATAACCTCCATATTGTCAACAGGCTCCATACTCCTAAGTTAGTGATAAGTTATCCTAAGTTATATTAGCCTGAAAGTAACAAAGGTTATATTATTAGTAAAAGGTACTACATGGAAATGTTAAAATAGTtagtagtaataataataataataataataataataataataacaaacacagaataaaaataaaaatgaaaatgaaaacaacTAAAAAGAAAAGATAAAGATTAAAGGTCATGGGTTTCCTTCCACGTAGCGCTTTGTTTAATGTAGGAAGCTCGATATCAATTGGAGCGGTGCTAATCTTTCGAAAGAGCGGGAAACTCTTCTAATTTGTAGCTCGTGCAGAAACCCTTATTCTCTACATGTGGTAGTGCTTAAGTCACTTCCTATTTACAACTAATGGTTCATTAGTTTTACCTCTTATTTCCACAGCTCCACTTTGGAAAACTCTCATGACCTCAAAAGGGCCAGAACATCCAGAACGAAGTTTGCCGGAAAATAATTTGAGTCGAGAGTTAAAGAGAAGGACTATGTCACCCTCTTGAATTCTCGCCTTGTAATTCGTTTGTCATGCCACTGTTTGGTTCTTTCCTTATAAATATGGGCATTCTCATTGGCATCTAATCTAATTTCTTCTAGTTCATGGATATCCAAAATTCTTCTCTCGCCTGTCGTTGTGTAATTCATGttaagggtcttaatggcccaataaGCTTTATACTCGAGCTCCATATGCAGGTGACATGATTTTCTATAAACTAGTTTGAATGGTGTTGTTCCTATCGGGTTTTATAAGTTGTCCTATAAGCCCATAGAGCTTCATGAAATTTTACAGATCAACCTTTCCTAGAAGTTACTACGGTTTTCTCTAAAATTTGTTTGATTCCTCTATTGGAAACTTCAACTTGCCCACTTATTTGAGGGTGATATGGCTAGGGGTGGAAAAATGGGTCGGGGCCCGCGCACCCGCCGAAAAATGGAGGTCTGGGTTGGGATTTTGAGCCCGCCTACCCGTTTCGCCCGCCCCGCCAAAACAAAAATACCCGCCGACGGAATACATAATGAGGCAAGGTTGGCCCGCTAGCCCgttaaaaaaaattgaaaaaaaaactACCTAAAAAATGTCCATAACCCATTTTGAAAAAAAAGGCATATGGCCCAATAATAATATCCATTAAAAAGAAGGTTCAACTTGTTCTAAGAGTGAATCTAATATTCTTGACCTTGATGATTAGAATTTAGTTTTTAAATGCTTCACTCTTGACCTTGATGGTTAAAAGTTAATGGTTGCTTGATGGTTTAACTTAAATATTCTATTTTAGGTAAATACTTGTTGAAGGTAGTATTTTTGATTGAAGGGTAATACTTTGATGGTTTTAGTCTTTTGCCATTTATACTTTCTAATTGTTGATTTTATGTTTTCTTATTGAAATGTAAAAAAATAGCCTTTTAAtttctttaaaaaataaaaataaaataaaataaaataagagtGGGCAAGCCCGCCGCCCGCCAACCCGCCACCTTTGCGGGGTGGGCTAGATTTTCATGCCCATTTCAACTTGGCGGAGATGCCAGCCCCGCTTCTTTTTTGGAGGGCTTTAGGCAGGGCGGAGCAGGCAAcccattttgccacccctagaTATGGCGTTGCTGCACGGTGTCAGACTCCATATCTAAGCAATAATCTTTCAAAGATTTTGGAAATGAAGTGAGATCCTCCGTCGCTAATTATGAGTCTTGGTACACCAAATCTATGGAAGATTTCATTTTTGAAAAGTTTAATTACTACTCGTGTATCGTTAGTGGGAGAGGTTACtgcctcgatccattttgatacgtaatcAACTGaaacgagtatgtatttgttaccaaAAAAAGATGGGAAATGacccatgaaatctataccccagACATCAATGACTTCTACTTCTAAGATACCTCTTAGTGGCATCTCATTGCATCTAGAGATATtgccagtgcgttggcaccgTCGCAATTTTTAATCGcgatgtggacatctttccatatATTAGGCCAAAAGAGGCCAAATTATAAGATCTTTGCACAAGTCTTCGAGGTGTTTGTGTGCCCTCCATAGGATGCAGAGTGGAAGTGAGATATGATATAATTTACTTCTGATTGAGGGACACATCAACGGAAAATGCCATCGGCGCATCTCTTAAAAAGTAGTGGTTCATCCTAATAGTAATGTTTAAGATCGTGGAATACTATCTTCTTTTGCTGGTATGTTAGGTCTGGTGGAAGCACTTTAGCAGCTAAGTAGTTGACAaagtcagcataccatggcaggACGTTCTTGGTGCTAATAGATTCCACAACTTCATTAGTATCTGTGTCATTATACATTAAAGAGCATTCGATCGTCTCGCTTTCGTTTTCTGATTGGGCTACAAGTCGATCGTAAGGAAAATCGTCATTGATGGGCACTTGTTCAGGTTTTAGATCCTCAATCCTAGAGAGATGATCTTCTACCACATTATCGATGCCTTTCTTGTCTTTGATATCTAGATTGAATTCCTGTAAGAGTAGAATCCATCTAAAAAGTCTCGGTTTAGCATCCTTCTTACTCAATATGTACCTAATTGCGGCGTGGTCGGTATAGACAATTATTTTTGCTCCTACTGAGTAGGAACAAAATTTATCTAAAGCAAACACAACAGTTAAGAGTTCTTTTTCTATGGTGACGTAGTTCATCTGCACATtgtctagggttctacttgcataatAAATATCATGAAGCTTTTTATCTTCTCTTTTTCCTAAGACAACGCCAACGTCATAATCACTAGTGTCATACATTATCTCAAATGGCTTACTCCAATCAGGCGGTTTCAAAATGGGTGCAGTAATAAGAGCAATTTTTAGATGTTCAAACTCTTTTAAGCAATCTTTGTCAAATAtgaattcaacgtctttcatTAATAAGCCCGTTAGtggttttgttattttagagaaatccTTAATGAATCGTCGATAGAAACCGACATGTCCTAACAAAGTGTGAATTTCTCTaacagttttcggaggttgaagatGTTCTATAATTTCGGATTTTTGCTTTATCCACTTCAATTCCTTGATCGGATACGACATGTCCAAGTACAattccttgtcggaccatgaaatagcatttttcccaatttaatACGAGATTTACCTTAACGCATCTCTTAAGTACCTTTTCTAGGTTCGAAAGACATCcttcaagcatttgatcaatgaatgaTAATGGAAAGTGATCTTTACGAATggctttatttaattttctatagtTTATGCATATTATCCATCCAGTTTGAGTTCTTTTTGCTACGGATTCGCCCTTATCATTACTAACAACGGTAACACCTCCCTTCTTTGGGACGACATGTATCGGGATGACCCAGTTACTGTCGGATATCAGGTATATAATTCTTGTTTCTAATAGATTTTGTACCTCCTTTTTTACTACATCACTCAATATGGGATTTACTCTTATCTTATGCTCTATAGAGGTTTTATAGTCATCTTCTAGCATAATGTGATGCATACATATAAAGGGACTTATTCCTTTTAAGTCGGATATGTTATAGCCTAAAGCTTTCagatattttcttaagacatgGAGTAATTTTTTGGTTTCTATCTGTCCCAAGTCAGTGTTGACTATAATAGGTCTTTCAAGCTCGATATCTAGGAATTCATACCTTAGATCTTTGGGTAATGTTTTGAGTTCTATTGAAGGTTTCTTGGGGCATGGCATTGGATTTGGTGTTAGTGCTAGACATTCTCTCAGACTGTCATCCATGTATGACTCACGccaattatcatcttcggatATAGGAGGTGTTGGAATCTTTAGTACTTCAGTATACTTAAATGGTTCCTTCTCCATTTCTTTCACACATTCGTCTATGACGTCTAAGAAACAACATGAGTCATCTATAGTCGGTGCTTGTAGGAATTTAGCTAAGAGAAATTCAACTTTTTCTTCTCCGACTTCGAATGTTGGCCTTCCTTTCTTCATGTCTATGATGGATCCGGCTATGGCTAAAAAGGGTCTTCCTAAAATAATAGGGATGTAGGAATCCTCCTTTATATCCATTATTACAAATTCGgtaggaatatagaattgtcCTATACGAACGGGAATGTTCTCTAGCATACCTAGGGGAAATTTAACGGAACGGTCAGCTAGTTGTAGAGACATCTTTGTTGGTCTTAATTCTCCTAGATTGAGTTTTTTGCATGTGGATAAGGGTATTAAACTAACATTGGCTCCTAAATCATATAGAGCTTTGATAAACTTTCCAATTACACATGGTATGGAAAACTACTTGGGTCTTTCAGTTTAGGAGGCATGTTGTTTTGAATAATAGCACTACACTCGACAGTAAGCATAATGGTTTCGTTATCCTCAATCCTTTTCTTGTTGGATAAGATTTCTTTAAGGAATTTAGCATATGAAGGCATTTGCGTAATGGCTTTTGTGAATGGTATAGTGATATTAAGTTACTTCAAAAGTTCTACGAATTTCTTGAATTATCCTTCATTTTTGGACTTCACAAGTCTCTGgggataagggataggtggtttgtatGGTGGCGTAGGCACATAAGGCGGTTCTTTATCTTTTTCCTTTCCGCTTTCGTCTTCTTTTCCATCATTGATTGGTTCATTTACCTTTTCAGTTCCTTTACCAGAATTTTGATACATGGCCAGATTTTGGATTCTTGGGTTAACTGGTTCATCTATTTTTGTTCCACTTCGAAGTGTGATAGCGTTAGCATGGCCTTTTGGGTTTGGTTGTGGCTGACCAGGAAATGCTCCAGTTGGGGGTGCTATTGCGgcttgttgttgggctacttgGGAGATCTGGGTTTCTAAAAATTTGCTATGGGTAGCCATAGCATCAAACTTATTTAACAATTGTTTCATCAGTTCACTCGTATGAGCATTTTGATTTGCAAATTATTTGTTTTGTTGAGCTTGAGCATTCATAAAGTTCTCCATCATGATCTCCAAATTTGACTTTCTAGGTGCTTGTGAAGCAACTGGGGCTTCTTTCAAATAGCCAGGTGGAATAGCAGGTGTTGGGTTTGGTGGTAACAAAGCATTGTTACTTTTATAAGAAAAGTTCAGATGGTTTCTCCAGCCAGGATTGTAAGTGTTTTAATATaggtttccttgagcatagttcattTGGTCGGTGAGAACCCCAGCCAATAACTGACAATTAGCATTAGTGTGCCCAGGGGTTCCACATAATTCACAGTTTGGTGTTATAGCGGCTACGGTAGCTGCTGGTGTTATGACCAAGCTTTCAATCTTTTGAGTGGGTGCATCCACTTTAGCATTGAAGCGGTCTATGCCATTAACTTCGTACATTCCGCCTTTTGGAGTCGGTTTTTCTACAGCAACGCGTTCACCTCCCCATTGGAAATTATTTTGAGTCATGTTCTCTATGAGCTCATAAGCTTCGCCATACAGTTTGTCCATTGAAGCACCGCCAGCGGCAGCGCTTAAATTCATCTTAGTGTTATACAATAGGCCATTGTAGAAAGTATGGATAATCAACCATTCTTCAAGTCCATGGAATGGACAAATTCgcatcatgtccttgtatctttcccaaGCGTCGAAAAGAGATTCATTTTATTTTTGCTTAAATCCGATGATTTGAGCTCTTAGCATAGTTGTTTTGCTTGGTGAAAAATATCGGGCtaagaagactttcttcaactcgtccCATGTGGTTACTAAGTTTGAAGGTAGAGActggagccaagctctagctctatctcttaaggaaaaagggaaaagacGTAGTCTAATCGCTTCTTGATTGAGACCATTTGCTTTCCCTGTGTCTGCGTACTGCATAAACACTGACAAATGTAAGTTAGGATCATCTGTAGGACTACctgaaaattggttttgttgaACGACTGACAATAGTGAAGGTTTCAACTCGAAATCATTTTGATTGATGGCAATGGAAGCAATGTTGTAATGTGGTTCTGCTTGCGATGGAACAACATAATACTTCAACGAATGGTTTTGTGGTCTTTCGGCCATAATTTGTTCTGGTTCTGAAAATGGGATATTAGGATCTAGAAGATCGTATTTAATATGAAAATTGTTGATTTGGCATTTTAGATTAAGGTAACACTCGATATCGGTAATTGGTTGCTCTAACTTCTTGCTCTGAGAGCGAGTGTCTGGCATACAATCgacaaagaaaaagaaaattttgtTACCTTAGTTTATACTGTGCAACAAAGGAATCACAATATTGACTAAATTAGTCCCCAAAAACGATGCCAAAAACTTGTTTGCTGACTCACGTGTCTGTCGGATGATGACTACAAGTGCACAACCTATCAtgtagttttaaaagattatcgaacccacagAGACTAATAGTTAACCTAATGTCATTTATTGTTGCAGTGCAAAGCTAAGGCTAAAGGTTATAAGGTTATGAACGGGAATAAAAATACTAATTTCTAACGGTTTAAAAGTTATGATAAAAGCGAGTCCGAAATATGGATTCCGTGTTCCTAAGGGCTTAGGTAGAATTCGGGCACTAAATATGATTATATTGTGTTATGTAAAAAATATCGACTTAGAGGTCCCGTCTCACACTCCTGTGCTATCGACAAAGATCACACCTCCTAACCACAATATTTTTCTCCCGCTCGCCCGTTCTAATTAGAAAGCGTATTTTGAAAGTAAATGAGATCCTAAACGAtgcctaaagcgctctcgctatttttaggatcgatgcctagtttccactatccggttccttcctcacactctcgcgctatcgGATGAACCTTGATTTGTTCCACACTCTCATGCCAAAACAATAAAACATACAACTGGAAACTAAAGCTAGAACACAATTAAATCATATATTCACGCCTATTATTTCTACTGAGTCTTGTCGGTAACGACATTCCTCATACGCAGGACTCAGAATAATTTAGCAAGGCATAGTATTAATTGAAAATGACATGATTAAAGTATTTATAATTGAGAATATCATGGCATGCAAGTAATAAAAACAGTAAAACATACAAATATTAAAAGCGGTAAAAAAACTTGAAATTGTGTAAAGTAAAACTTGAATTAATTTGAACTTGAAAATAAAGGCCAAATGgtacagaaaataaaaaaaagtgtgaCAATCCCTCGATGTGAGTTATTTCCACTTTACAAGTAATTTTTCTGCCTAAAACTAAGATGGAGTTTGATAGAGCTTCCACACGAATTCAATTGATGTCTAACACTCCAAAAATGACCCTATATAGAGAGTTTATATGCTTGGTTGTCTTGAACGTGCAGACCTAGTGGAGAGAGAAGTGGTTGAAAAACTGCTAAGAAACTGCCCCACTGGCGCAGTTCTGCTTCTGCATGAAgatggcgaacgccattagggCAATGGCGAACGTCATTTACTTGCTCATTAAATGATGTGGCGGGCAGTGGAGATGGAGAATGCCATCTAGTAGGTGGTGAATGCCATCTACTCAAAATGGCCAAAACTAAGTCTTTTGCTCCACTTTAGCTCCTTTTTCGCTTCTTTTTTGCGAGGCTTCCAAATTTCCAATGAAATCGACTAACAACTGCAAAAAAAATAAAACGGAAGTAAAAGTCGATAAAATGCATAAAAACAAAGACGGATAACATATGAAATAAGCCTAAAAACACGATACGATTTCTCGTTATCATCAAACCTGTTTTTCTGAGTCTGACTCTGACTCTTTTGTTCAGAATCTGATAAAGAGCCATCAGAAGCAAAAGAAGAAAAATACATAAAAATAAAAAGGCAACACAATCCAACCCTCCGTtttgtgtttttctcaccttcacattACATTACCCATGCCGCTGATGGGAGGATAAGGAACTCTCACTATCCTGGTTGCCCAAATTCACCCATCAATAAGGAAATTCCCCCGTTACCTTAGAATTGCATAACCTTCAAGTTTTTTGGCTATGGATTTCCTTCCTTTAGTTCCTTTTATTTCTTCCTTTTCTCCCTCTTCTCCAACTTCACGTATCAGCAAAAAAAAATCCCCAAAACCCTTAATTTTCCTATTTAAATAACCTAAgggattttatgaaaattcttaACTTTCCCTCAATTCTCAGGCTTATACTCCTTGCCCCACTAGTTTGACTGAAATTATAATCTCACCATAAACTCTCACTTctcaaattattattattttaattaaataaatatttcatttaaatcaatatttaattaaaattctCCAAATTCCTATTTTCTCAACTTACTACCAAATAACTAAATTTATCAAATTATTCCTAATAATTctaataaattatattttatttttctgctATTCAATTCTACAACCCCGATAATTATTATATTACCATAATACCCATAAGCATCAAATAACACAAAAATCCCAATATAACATATAAAGCACGctaataattaaataaaatatttaattaaaaatcaGGGTGTTACATCTCTCCCCCACTTAAAATGATATTCGCCTTAAAAAATTACCTGGCAAAAACAAATTTGGATAAGATTCCTTCATCCGACTCTTCAGTTCCCATGTAAAGTTCCCTCCAGTAGGTCCTCCCCAAGCAACCTTCGTTAGAGCAACCTCTTTACTTCTTAGCTGTTTTACTTCTCGATCCTCAATCCTTATCGGCGATGCTTCAATAGTTAGATTCTCCctcacttgcacatcatccattTGGATTATATGAGATGGATCGAGAATATTCTTCCGAAGTTGAGATACAAGAAAAACATCATGTAAGTTATAAAAATAGACGGTGGAAAGGCCACCATATAGACAACAACTTCAATCTGCTAGGAAATCTGATATGGACTAATGAAACGAGGAGTAAGCTTCTTAGACTTCAAAGTTCCTCCAGCACCATTCACAGGAGTGACTCTAAAAAAAACATGATCAGCCTCTCGGAACTTGAGAGCCTTCCTTCTCTTATAATGGTAACTCTTTTTCCTACTCTGAGATGCCTTCAACTTCTCTTGGATCATTTTCACCTTTTCAATAGTCTGATGTACGATCTCTGGTCTAAGTACAATACTCTCTCCATACTCATACGAACATAGAGGAGCCATACACCTCCTCCCATGCAAAGGTTCAAATGGTGTCATCACAATACTTTATTGTAtgtgaactcaatcaaaggttAGGAAACCATTCCAAGCACCTTTTTGCTCTAAGACGTAAGCCCTTAATAAGTCCTCCAAAGATTGGATAATCCTCTCGGTTTGACCATCGATTTGTGGATGATAAATAGAAATCAACCTTAGCTTAGTACCCAAAGCCTCTTGTAAACTCTCTCAAAATCTGGATGTAAATCTCAGGTCTTTGTAAGACACAATACTCGACGAAATATCATGAGGCTTCACAATCATAGCAATGCAAATCCCAACCAACTTTTGCAATGGAAAACTGATCTTAATCGGAATGAGGTGCACCAATTTAGTTTGCTTATCCATAATCATTCAAATCGCATCAAATCCTCCAGGAGTATTCGGTAACCCAGTCACAAAAGCCATCAATATACGGTCTCACTTCCATTCGGGAATATCCAACGACTGCATCAGTTCAAACGAGTTTTGATTCTCAATTTTCGACTTCTGGCAAGTCAAACTTGAATAAACAAACTACACAATGTATGTATTCATTCCCTGTCACCAAAATATTTTCTCGAGGTCTTGGTACATTTTAGTtgccccaggatgaatacttaagcTGCTTCGGTGACTCTCCTCCAAAATGGTCTTCTTAAGTTCTGACGCATCATGCACACAAACTCTATTTCTAAACTTTAGGATCCCATTCTCGTCAAATCTAAAATATTCATCTTCACCTTGATTAACTGATGACATATGATCAACCAAAGCTACATCCAGTTTCTGACTTTCTTTGATCTCATCAAGAAAACCACTAGTTAGCTTCAACATACTCAGTCTTACACTATCAGCAGTCACATTgcacaccaaactcaagtctctgaaTTGCTCGATCAAATCCAAATATCTAGCCATAAATGTCTACATGTGCAAGGACTTCAAACTCAAAGCATCTGTTATAACATTGGCTTTAccaggatggtaattcaaaccaaagtaGTAGTCCTTCAAAAACgctaaccatctcctctgtctcatattcagctccttctgatcaaacaaatatCTCAAACTCTTATGATCACTGAGTAATTTGAATCTAGAACCATACAAATAATGTCTTAATATCTTCAGCACAAATACCATATCTTCTAACTCTAAATCATGAGTAGGTTAGTTCCTTTCATGAATCTTCAGTTGTTATGAAGAATAAGCTACCACTTATTCATTTTGCATAAGCACACCACCTAACCCCATCTTGGAAGAATTGCAATATACCATAAAAGTTGTTTTAGGGTTTGTTAATATCAAAACTGGTGTTGTTGTCAAATTCTTTTTTCAGTTCTAGGAAATTCTCTTCACACTGGATATCCCACACAAAGGCCTTACCTTTTCGAGTCAATTGAGTCGAAGGTAGAGCTAGCTTCGAAAAACCTTTGATAAATCTTCGATAGTAACTAGACATCCCTAAGAAACCTCTGATCTCAGTAACTGACTTAAGAGATTCCCGCTGCAATACTGCATTTACCTTAGAAGGATCAACCGTTATACGACCGCTAGAAATCGCATGACAGAGAAAACTCACTTCTTGCAACCAGAACTCATATTTGGATAACTTGGAATACAACATCTTATCTTTCAAAACTTGAAGTACAGTACGAATATGCCCAACATGATCTTTGTCCGATTTGGAATACACCAGAGGCATTGGACACACCGAACGACATCACTGAATACTCATAGTGACCATATCATTTCCTGAACACAGTCTTCGAAATATCTTTGTCTTTCACTCGGATTTGATGATAGCCTAACCTCAAGTCAATCTTACTAAAAACATAAGCCCAGATTAACTGATCCATAATGTCGTCGATTCTAGGAAGAGAATACTTATTCTTAATAGTGAACTTGTCCAGCTTCCATAGTCAACACACAATCTCATACTATCGTCCTTCTTTTTCACTAACAACACTAGATCTTCCCAAGGAGATACACTTGTTCTGACAAATTTCTTTTTAAGCAGATCTTTTAACTGACTCTTTAGTTTACTCAACTCTAACACAAACATCTTGTATGGTGCCATTGACACAGGTCTAGTACCAGGTAACAAATCTATGGCGAACTCAATCTCTCTCTGGCGGTAGTTCAGTAATGTCGTCTGGAAGCATATCTGGAAATTCACACACTACAGGAAGATCAACAATTGCCATTTTACTTTCAACTTTCAAAGAAGAAAACATCGCAAACATTTGGGCTTCCTATTTCAAGAACTCTTCCACTTGGCTAGCAGACATGAACTTCAAATCTTCCTCTTCGAACTCAGGAAATCACACAGTCTCATCCAACAACGTGCATTCTTCACACTTGAACCATCTTAGAGAAGCAGAAGTttctcccccacttgtttcaaTCTCGCTCCTGCTTGCAAGCGGTAAGAAAATAAATGAGCACCGACAGTGTTTCACACACATGTCACATGCCAAGGAACATATAAAATCACAAAAACCTGTCATGACGAACATACCTTCTatgataccactatgtaacaccctaaaccctgACTCTTAACATAAAAGAGAATTTTCATTAAGTAGCATGCTACTCTAGACAAAACATGCACTTGATTAAAAAATTTCAAGAAATTGCAGCGGAAAACTCGAATAATCCTCAcaatattaaataattaatttaaaaaatcaCTCAACAAAAATAAACTCAAAATAAAATAATG from Lathyrus oleraceus cultivar Zhongwan6 chromosome 1, CAAS_Psat_ZW6_1.0, whole genome shotgun sequence includes:
- the LOC127100035 gene encoding uncharacterized protein LOC127100035, producing the protein MPSYAKFLKEILSNKKRIEDNETIMLTVECSAIIQNNMPPKLKDPSMLENIPVRIGQFYIPTEFVIMDIKEDSYIPIILGRPFLAIAGSIIDMKKGRPTFEVGEEKVEFLLAKFLQAPTIDDSCCFLDVIDECVKEMEKEPFKYTEVLKIPTPPISEDDNWRESYMDDSLRECLALTPNPMPCPKKPSIELKTLPKDLRYEFLDIELERPIIVNTDLGQIETKKLLHVLRKYLKALGYNISDLKGISPFICMHHIMLEDDYKTSIEHKIRVNPILSDVVKKEVQNLLETRIIYLISDSNWVIPIHVVPKKGGVTVVSNDKGESVAKRTQTGWIICINYRKLNKAIRKDHFPLSFIDQMLEGCLSNLEKELYLDMSYPIKELKWIKQKSEIIEHLQPPKTVREIHTLLGHVGFYRRFIKDFSKITKPLTGLLMKDVEFIFDKDCLKEFEHLKIALITAPILKPPDWSKPFEIMYDTSDYDVGVVLGKREDKKLHDIYYASRTLDNVQMNYVTIEKELLTVVFALDKFCSYSVGAKIIVYTDHAAIRYILSKKDAKPRLFRWILLLQEFNLDIKDKKGIDNVVEDHLSRIEDLKPEQVPINDDFPYDRLVAQSENESETIECSLMYNDTDTNEVVESISTKNVLPWYADFVNYLAAKVLPPDLTYQQKKIVFHDLKHYY